From the Terriglobales bacterium genome, one window contains:
- a CDS encoding cytochrome b N-terminal domain-containing protein: MAHEEEPKTTSAAPGDGKNGDARVGLVERVKEDVGSLKQEMVEKIKEQKEGLKDPTKTQLFTSIFRHKHDDTPRNRALGVLSNVFLHLHPAKINRDAVRYSYTWGMGGITFYLFIVLTFTGVLLMFYYHPTKVQAFRDILYLEHDVPFGKILRNMHRWAAHLMIITVWLHMFRVFLTGSYKRPREFNWVVGVILLVLTLLLSFTGYLLPDDQLGFWAVTVGTNMARATPGLGHEGPFGPELHMTPYNDVRFGLLGGSIVDSNALLRAYIWHCIGIPILASVFMIVHFWRVRKDGGISGPAPVILEKEIKEPRR, translated from the coding sequence ATGGCCCACGAAGAAGAACCGAAGACGACCAGCGCCGCGCCGGGCGACGGCAAGAACGGCGACGCGCGGGTCGGCCTGGTGGAGCGGGTGAAGGAAGACGTCGGCTCGCTCAAGCAGGAGATGGTGGAGAAGATCAAGGAGCAGAAGGAGGGGCTGAAAGACCCCACCAAGACCCAGCTCTTCACCTCCATCTTCCGCCACAAGCACGACGACACGCCGCGCAACCGGGCGCTGGGCGTGCTCTCGAACGTCTTTCTGCACCTGCATCCGGCCAAGATCAACCGCGATGCGGTGCGCTACAGCTATACCTGGGGCATGGGCGGCATCACCTTCTACCTGTTCATCGTGCTGACCTTCACCGGCGTCCTCCTCATGTTCTATTACCATCCGACGAAGGTGCAGGCGTTCCGCGACATCCTGTACCTGGAACATGACGTTCCGTTCGGGAAGATATTAAGGAACATGCACCGGTGGGCGGCGCACCTGATGATCATCACGGTGTGGCTGCACATGTTCCGGGTGTTCCTGACGGGGAGCTACAAGCGACCGCGGGAGTTCAACTGGGTGGTGGGGGTGATCCTGCTGGTGCTGACGCTGCTGCTCTCGTTCACCGGCTACCTGCTGCCGGACGACCAGTTGGGATTCTGGGCAGTGACGGTGGGCACCAACATGGCGCGGGCCACGCCCGGGCTGGGACACGAAGGGCCGTTCGGGCCGGAACTGCACATGACGCCGTACAACGACGTGCGCTTCGGGTTGCTGGGCGGGTCGATCGTGGACTCGAACGCCCTGCTGCGAGCGTACATATGGCATTGCATCGGAATCCCGATCCTGGCGTCGGTGTTCATGATCGTGCATTTCTGGCGGGTGCGGAAAGACGGCGGGATCTCCGGACCGGCTCCGGTGATATTGGAGAAGGAGATCAAGGAACCGCGAAGATGA
- a CDS encoding Rieske 2Fe-2S domain-containing protein: MATPPNTETKTPATKYVGTPAVGTSRAAAAAGIAAVGPEQTDVNQRRRRLVWSCVAAFLGAWFIAFFRFFLPRTLFEPSTIFKVGTPADYGLGVDTKYQQAFRIWVVKNPDRLFVIYARCTHLGCTPDWKPSENKFKCPCHGSGYDYEGINFEGPAPRPMDRAHVDLDATGQIVVDTSRLYQWPKGQTNHFNDPGAYVQL, from the coding sequence ATGGCAACCCCTCCCAACACGGAAACCAAGACTCCGGCGACGAAATACGTAGGGACGCCGGCGGTAGGGACGTCGCGGGCGGCTGCGGCGGCGGGCATCGCCGCGGTGGGCCCGGAGCAGACCGACGTCAACCAGCGGCGGCGGCGCCTGGTGTGGAGCTGCGTGGCGGCGTTCCTGGGCGCGTGGTTCATCGCCTTCTTCCGCTTCTTCCTGCCGCGCACGCTGTTCGAGCCTTCCACCATCTTCAAGGTGGGCACGCCCGCCGACTACGGCCTGGGCGTGGACACGAAGTACCAGCAGGCCTTCCGCATCTGGGTGGTGAAGAATCCCGACCGGCTGTTCGTGATCTACGCGCGCTGCACCCACCTGGGCTGCACGCCCGACTGGAAGCCCAGCGAGAACAAGTTCAAGTGCCCGTGCCACGGCTCGGGCTACGACTACGAGGGCATCAACTTCGAAGGACCCGCGCCGCGGCCCATGGACCGCGCGCACGTGGACCTGGACGCCACCGGGCAGATCGTGGTGGACACCAGCCGCCTGTACCAGTGGCCCAAGGGACAGACCAATCACTTCAACGATCCGGGAGCGTACGTGCAGTTGTAA
- the hemH gene encoding ferrochelatase, translating to MAETRRVGVVLFQLGGPDSPEAIEPFLFNLFCDPDIIDFPFARLGRRPLAKLISTTRARKVAHHYASIGGCSPIRRNTERQARALEARLNDGGLAARCVVAMRYWHPFTAEAIQELDAFGCDEIVLLPLYPQYSSTTTGSSLNEWNRRFHRNGAPVHVIREFYTHGQYLDALAEKIEATLAQFPSPEEAELVFSAHSVPLSVIAKGDPYQRHIEDTVRRVMALGGWRNRHRLCYQSKVGASRWLQPSLRATVRELGAAGAEQVCVVPISFVSDHVETLGEIDHEARELAGSLGIREFRMTPGLNDSPRFIAALAGLVMGQIRNEELEMQSEEPETRLVAAD from the coding sequence ATGGCTGAAACACGACGCGTGGGTGTGGTGCTGTTCCAGCTTGGTGGGCCGGACAGTCCGGAAGCGATTGAGCCCTTCCTGTTCAATCTCTTCTGCGACCCGGACATCATTGATTTTCCTTTTGCGCGCCTGGGACGGCGGCCGCTGGCCAAGCTGATCTCCACCACCCGCGCCCGCAAGGTCGCCCACCACTACGCCTCCATCGGGGGCTGCTCGCCCATCCGCCGCAATACCGAGCGCCAGGCCCGTGCTTTGGAAGCCCGCCTGAACGACGGGGGTTTGGCTGCCCGATGCGTGGTGGCCATGCGCTACTGGCATCCATTCACGGCGGAGGCCATTCAGGAACTGGACGCTTTCGGCTGTGACGAGATCGTGCTCTTGCCGCTCTACCCGCAGTATTCCTCGACCACCACGGGCAGCAGCCTGAATGAGTGGAACCGGCGGTTTCACCGCAACGGCGCCCCGGTGCATGTCATCCGCGAGTTCTACACCCACGGGCAATATCTCGACGCGCTGGCGGAGAAAATCGAAGCAACCCTGGCCCAGTTCCCTTCCCCTGAAGAAGCGGAGCTTGTGTTCAGCGCGCACTCGGTGCCGCTGAGCGTGATTGCGAAGGGCGACCCCTATCAGCGCCATATAGAAGATACGGTCCGGCGGGTGATGGCGCTGGGCGGATGGCGGAACCGGCATCGCCTCTGCTACCAGAGCAAGGTGGGGGCCAGCCGCTGGCTGCAGCCCTCGCTGCGCGCCACCGTGCGGGAGCTGGGGGCGGCGGGCGCGGAGCAGGTGTGCGTAGTGCCCATCTCGTTCGTCAGCGACCACGTGGAGACGCTGGGCGAGATCGACCACGAGGCGCGCGAGCTGGCCGGGTCGCTGGGCATCCGCGAGTTCCGCATGACGCCCGGGCTGAATGATTCGCCGCGCTTCATTGCCGCGCTGGCAGGGCTGGTGATGGGACAAATTCGAAATGAAGAACTAGAAATGCAAAGTGAAGAGCCCGAGACGAGGCTGGTAGCGGCGGACTAG